A window of Corallococcus macrosporus DSM 14697 contains these coding sequences:
- a CDS encoding serine/threonine-protein kinase, which translates to MLVRGTQVGAHVIVRRVAVGAFSDVYSGLHAVDGTQVAVKVLSASSCLHEELVARFLNEGQSLRDLRHPGLVRALDLGLLPDGPPFIVLEWLPTDLEQALARAGGCLPVRTCAEVLGQVAAALDALHVHGLIHRDVKPANILVARLDAEDVTVKLADLGLAKRVATGPEAPAALPVSTAGTAVLGSWDFMAPEQWLDAKRVDARVDVYSLGVLGFQLLAGQLPFGGGTQKELMIRHLRMPPPLHLLGDEVPASLRGLLGRMMAKAAGTRPPLMEVRECVAGLVFR; encoded by the coding sequence ATGCTGGTCAGGGGGACCCAGGTTGGCGCGCACGTCATCGTACGAAGGGTGGCCGTCGGCGCGTTCAGTGATGTCTACTCCGGCCTGCATGCCGTGGATGGCACTCAGGTGGCGGTCAAGGTGCTCAGCGCGTCGTCTTGTCTCCACGAGGAGTTGGTGGCGCGTTTCCTCAATGAGGGACAGTCGTTGAGGGACCTCCGCCATCCCGGACTGGTTCGTGCGCTCGATCTGGGGCTGCTCCCGGATGGGCCGCCATTCATCGTCCTTGAATGGCTTCCAACGGACCTGGAGCAAGCGCTTGCGCGCGCGGGAGGGTGCCTCCCCGTTCGGACTTGCGCGGAGGTGCTAGGTCAGGTTGCGGCGGCACTGGACGCGTTGCACGTCCATGGACTCATTCATCGTGACGTGAAGCCCGCGAACATCCTGGTGGCGCGTCTGGACGCGGAGGACGTCACCGTGAAGCTGGCGGACCTGGGGCTCGCCAAGCGAGTGGCCACCGGACCGGAGGCGCCTGCGGCGCTGCCTGTATCGACCGCGGGGACCGCCGTCCTGGGCTCATGGGACTTCATGGCCCCGGAGCAGTGGCTTGATGCCAAGCGCGTGGATGCCCGAGTCGATGTCTATTCGCTGGGCGTTCTCGGGTTCCAGTTACTCGCGGGACAGTTGCCGTTCGGGGGCGGAACCCAGAAGGAGTTGATGATCCGTCACTTGCGGATGCCCCCACCACTGCACCTGTTGGGGGACGAGGTCCCAGCATCGCTCCGAGGTCTGCTGGGGCGGATGATGGCGAAAGCGGCGGGAACTCGACCGCCACTCATGGAGGTGCGTGAGTGTGTGGCTGGCCTGGTCTTCCGTTGA
- a CDS encoding nucleotidyltransferase: MRSVGHALQEAIESLELPPEQHRRVTARMQEVQQRLRAVFGPKTDFLSGSYGRGTSIRPLNDIDFFIVLGDVLMTAAPARPLLPSDALRELRDGIHKEIPRRNMPAIQLHSVRVEFEETPIQFDVIPAYACSNGPGYLIPERKKDQSEEKWVRTDPRRHQEACATANKRCEGRLHSLIKLVKHWNRKQHSPLKSFHLEVMSYSVQLPRLSRESGHLESLETLFAHLARGVMNRCTDPAELGDDVDVYLSPSQRSAASQLLDGAAREVRLAREEQDTHPARAHARMKKLFPDLYQGY; encoded by the coding sequence ATGCGAAGCGTGGGGCACGCCCTTCAAGAGGCCATCGAATCTTTGGAGTTGCCACCTGAACAGCACCGACGGGTGACTGCGCGCATGCAAGAGGTCCAGCAGCGCCTGCGGGCTGTATTCGGTCCCAAGACGGATTTCCTTTCGGGGTCCTACGGACGCGGTACGTCCATCCGGCCCCTGAACGACATCGACTTCTTCATCGTGCTTGGGGACGTTCTGATGACGGCGGCTCCCGCGCGGCCGCTGCTCCCTTCAGATGCGCTCCGGGAACTCCGGGATGGAATCCATAAGGAAATTCCCAGGCGAAACATGCCCGCCATCCAGCTGCATTCCGTGCGCGTGGAGTTCGAGGAGACACCCATCCAGTTCGATGTCATTCCGGCTTACGCTTGCTCGAATGGGCCGGGATATCTGATTCCCGAGCGGAAGAAGGACCAGTCCGAGGAGAAGTGGGTTCGAACAGACCCCCGCAGACACCAGGAGGCCTGTGCCACCGCCAACAAACGGTGCGAAGGGAGGCTCCACTCCCTCATCAAGCTCGTGAAGCACTGGAATCGGAAGCAGCACAGTCCTCTGAAGTCCTTTCATCTGGAGGTCATGAGCTACAGCGTCCAGCTTCCCCGCTTGTCACGGGAATCGGGGCATCTAGAGTCGCTGGAGACGTTGTTCGCTCACCTCGCCCGCGGCGTCATGAACCGCTGTACAGACCCGGCGGAACTCGGCGACGACGTCGATGTGTACCTGAGCCCAAGTCAGAGGTCCGCGGCCAGCCAGCTCCTGGATGGCGCTGCGAGGGAAGTTCGTCTGGCCAGGGAGGAGCAGGACACCCATCCCGCGAGAGCGCATGCTCGCATGAAGAAGCTCTTCCCGGACCTCTATCAGGGCTACTGA
- a CDS encoding type III-B CRISPR module-associated Cmr3 family protein has protein sequence MNDARFALLPRDGLSAKDGRGWYTSEVGRGHSLPWPLPTTVRGALRAAWGHDVMAAEGITLSPDRWERDSERVALQRFIALRRGLGEPSFTRDHRMWPVPADAVRVLDANGEERVVSLQPRPGGAATLGPDEDAAREALWHPRREEGGKPLAPPLFWPEPRMMAWLRGAPDLLTPAPEAPSRRTDIHLAIDVATQAAQDSMLHSREVVEWLRAQRREAGRLLVEEWALGVACAWPELADGPPRGPVGLGGRRRLTDVERLDADLFAMPEGLAQTTRGLRLVLATPAEFRRGWLPDGLELESGTPPRYVGRLPGLAAPVVLRAALVPRPLDVSGWDMVRRRPRPTRRWVPAGAVYFFEKHCGEDFTADELRALWLASWGGGHAEALGQVLPGVWQPPLPHGQGA, from the coding sequence ATGAATGACGCACGCTTCGCGCTGCTGCCGCGTGACGGGCTGTCGGCAAAGGACGGCCGGGGTTGGTACACCTCGGAGGTGGGGCGCGGCCACTCGCTGCCGTGGCCGTTACCCACCACCGTGCGCGGCGCCCTGCGCGCCGCGTGGGGCCATGACGTCATGGCGGCTGAGGGCATCACCCTGTCCCCTGACAGGTGGGAGCGTGACTCCGAGCGGGTGGCGCTCCAGCGCTTCATCGCGCTGCGCCGCGGGCTGGGCGAGCCATCCTTCACGCGGGACCACCGCATGTGGCCCGTGCCCGCGGACGCGGTGCGCGTGCTCGACGCGAACGGAGAGGAGCGCGTGGTCTCGCTGCAACCCCGGCCAGGCGGCGCCGCGACCCTGGGGCCCGACGAGGACGCGGCGCGTGAGGCGCTCTGGCATCCCCGCCGGGAGGAGGGTGGCAAGCCGCTGGCTCCGCCCCTGTTCTGGCCGGAGCCCCGGATGATGGCGTGGCTGCGCGGAGCGCCTGACCTGCTCACGCCAGCGCCGGAGGCGCCGTCACGGCGCACGGACATCCACCTGGCCATCGACGTGGCGACGCAGGCGGCGCAGGACTCGATGCTCCACTCCCGCGAGGTGGTGGAGTGGCTGCGTGCCCAGCGCCGGGAGGCGGGCCGACTCTTGGTGGAGGAGTGGGCGCTCGGCGTGGCCTGCGCATGGCCGGAACTGGCGGACGGACCGCCACGCGGGCCCGTGGGCCTGGGCGGGCGGCGCCGCCTGACGGACGTGGAGCGGCTGGACGCGGACCTGTTCGCCATGCCGGAGGGGCTGGCCCAGACGACGCGGGGCCTGCGCCTGGTGCTGGCCACGCCCGCGGAGTTCCGACGTGGCTGGCTGCCGGACGGACTCGAACTCGAGTCCGGGACGCCGCCACGCTACGTGGGCCGGCTGCCAGGGCTGGCCGCGCCCGTGGTGCTGCGGGCCGCGCTGGTGCCCCGGCCGCTGGACGTGTCCGGTTGGGACATGGTGCGGCGGCGGCCCCGGCCCACGCGGCGGTGGGTGCCCGCGGGCGCCGTCTATTTCTTCGAGAAGCACTGCGGCGAGGACTTCACCGCCGACGA
- the cas10 gene encoding type III-B CRISPR-associated protein Cas10/Cmr2, which yields MRYVIVLKVGPVQGFIAQARRTRDLWYGSQLLSLLAREMARDLTASGATLIFPHPDQVRDTSTGVANKVVALVDGVPEQVARRARDAAKSLLRSEWRRVAGRCESLLIQEAEALAEEQLEAFLEVHAAWAPVDASPTGYAKALREAEGALEARRGLREFSPWTRSPPEGTHKSSLDGGRPSLLRRDRERGPIWRELRIGLREELDALGLLKRAGGRPGQFVPVPSIGLAAGLHAASKAHADLLGRLKAQCEARNFQAVRAPSRPWVRDFPFDGQLLLPERWQPYFEECAIPDARRSAASFGRDFVEPLRAAMRSRGAEPIPYVACLVADGDHMGRALARLAEAPDGARAHQRVSQALAGFTQQARRIVEVEHRGVLVYAGGDDVLAFVTPADAPACAQDLATTFRATLAAALAGTDAVVPTLSVGLGVGHVLESLGALLDLGRRAEAAAKKAGRDALAILVAKHAGRERLWTAPWRMHPVERLSRDITLLTREPWPLPLGKVHEVADLERRFPPGSAPGPELAALLKDEAGRILARAEAGRAPAPLTPGDVGLELSSEGAASVSPHLALEQWSSRLLVADTFARAGRGLGFLQESEVRDE from the coding sequence ATGAGATACGTCATCGTCCTCAAGGTGGGCCCGGTGCAGGGCTTCATCGCGCAGGCCCGCCGCACACGGGACCTCTGGTACGGCAGTCAGCTCCTCTCGTTGCTCGCCCGGGAAATGGCGCGCGACCTCACGGCGTCCGGGGCCACGCTCATCTTCCCGCATCCGGACCAGGTGCGCGACACGAGCACCGGCGTGGCGAACAAGGTCGTCGCCCTGGTGGATGGCGTGCCGGAGCAGGTGGCCCGGCGCGCTCGCGACGCGGCGAAGTCCCTGCTGCGGTCGGAGTGGCGGCGCGTCGCTGGCCGATGTGAGTCCCTGCTCATCCAGGAGGCGGAGGCGCTGGCCGAGGAGCAACTCGAAGCCTTCCTGGAGGTCCACGCCGCGTGGGCGCCCGTCGATGCGTCCCCCACCGGATACGCCAAGGCCCTGCGCGAGGCGGAAGGCGCCCTGGAGGCCCGCCGCGGCCTGCGCGAGTTCTCGCCGTGGACGCGGTCGCCACCCGAGGGCACGCACAAGTCGAGCCTCGACGGAGGCCGCCCGTCCCTGCTGCGCCGTGACCGTGAGCGCGGCCCCATCTGGCGTGAACTCCGCATCGGCCTGCGCGAGGAACTGGACGCCCTGGGCCTGCTCAAGCGCGCGGGTGGCAGACCGGGGCAGTTCGTGCCCGTGCCCTCCATCGGGCTCGCGGCCGGGCTCCACGCTGCGAGCAAGGCGCACGCGGACCTCCTCGGGCGCCTCAAGGCCCAGTGCGAAGCGCGGAACTTCCAGGCCGTGCGCGCGCCGTCGCGGCCCTGGGTGAGGGACTTCCCGTTTGACGGCCAATTGCTCCTCCCCGAGCGCTGGCAGCCGTACTTCGAGGAGTGCGCCATCCCTGACGCACGGCGGTCCGCCGCCTCTTTCGGGCGTGACTTCGTGGAGCCGCTGCGCGCCGCCATGCGCTCCCGAGGCGCGGAGCCCATCCCCTACGTGGCCTGCCTGGTGGCGGACGGAGACCACATGGGCCGCGCGCTGGCGCGGCTCGCGGAGGCGCCCGACGGCGCGCGGGCGCACCAGCGCGTCTCGCAGGCGCTGGCGGGCTTCACCCAGCAGGCTCGGCGAATCGTCGAAGTGGAGCACCGGGGTGTGCTCGTCTACGCGGGCGGGGATGACGTGCTCGCGTTCGTCACGCCCGCGGATGCGCCCGCGTGCGCCCAGGACCTCGCCACCACCTTCCGCGCCACGCTGGCGGCGGCGCTGGCTGGCACGGACGCGGTGGTGCCCACGCTGTCGGTGGGGCTCGGCGTTGGCCATGTGCTGGAGAGCCTGGGGGCGCTGCTCGACCTGGGCCGCCGCGCGGAGGCCGCCGCGAAGAAGGCGGGCCGCGACGCGCTGGCCATCCTCGTGGCGAAGCACGCCGGCCGGGAGCGGTTGTGGACCGCGCCCTGGCGCATGCACCCCGTGGAGCGACTGTCGAGGGACATCACCCTGCTCACGCGCGAGCCGTGGCCGCTCCCGCTGGGCAAGGTCCATGAGGTGGCGGACCTCGAGCGCCGCTTCCCCCCGGGGTCCGCCCCAGGGCCCGAGTTGGCAGCGTTGTTGAAGGACGAGGCCGGGCGCATCCTCGCCAGGGCCGAAGCGGGCCGCGCGCCCGCGCCGCTCACCCCGGGGGACGTGGGGCTCGAGCTGTCATCGGAGGGCGCCGCGAGCGTGTCACCGCATCTCGCGCTGGAGCAGTGGTCGTCCCGGCTGCTGGTCGCCGACACCTTCGCGCGCGCTGGCCGCGGGTTGGGTTTCCTTCAGGAGAGCGAGGTTCGAGATGAATGA
- a CDS encoding RAMP superfamily CRISPR-associated protein, translating to MRSLLDLPEPDSTDLAHLRRRSASAPRLETFTLALKTITPILGGGPVARSPELPSVDIIRVPTLRGHLRFWWRALYGHAYVARGTEGAWELARKERELWGGMGRAGGVDDAGPRRSQVELRVTEVQQAQGDSSDVDRAPRGVYALWPAITKPGLRDLPRWRPGLRFTLEVVAPEGEAMLQVRNAVRAWILFGGYGSRGRRGCGSVDVATGDKAIREQWLPAEASREALRQLMGGLPLFLARPEAPRCDMPLLQDAFLYRAHRRAPYSSGVAAWEVALQWLRDFRQGTESWGDGLPLPARNPKKEGREGRSNWPEADKIRRFARPSPKDEVGTATGRAYPEEHAPRPGHSASPAWPRAGFGLPIAFRFQRENKHKTPYSPQEPVGCVLQWARKNNGKWERMDRLASPLIVKAMPLSNGQFEPVALWLHRGTPVNGRVVVVQGKAVLSRSEVAFERSFRASDDQPLFSPLQRADNLRDAFFQWLKDTQKAQEA from the coding sequence ATGCGTTCGCTGCTGGACCTGCCTGAACCTGATTCAACCGACCTTGCCCACCTGCGCCGGCGCTCCGCCTCCGCGCCGAGGCTGGAGACCTTCACGTTGGCGCTGAAGACCATCACGCCCATCCTGGGCGGAGGGCCCGTGGCGCGTAGCCCCGAGCTTCCCTCCGTGGACATCATCCGCGTCCCCACGCTGCGTGGGCACCTGCGCTTCTGGTGGCGCGCGCTGTATGGCCATGCCTACGTCGCGCGTGGGACGGAGGGCGCCTGGGAGCTGGCGCGCAAGGAGCGCGAGCTCTGGGGCGGCATGGGGCGGGCGGGGGGCGTGGACGACGCGGGGCCCCGCCGCTCCCAGGTGGAGCTCCGGGTGACGGAGGTCCAGCAGGCCCAGGGGGATTCAAGCGACGTCGATAGGGCGCCACGCGGCGTCTATGCGTTGTGGCCCGCGATAACAAAGCCTGGGTTGCGAGATCTCCCTCGGTGGAGACCTGGACTTCGCTTCACGCTGGAGGTGGTGGCGCCCGAGGGAGAGGCCATGCTTCAGGTTCGCAACGCGGTGCGCGCCTGGATTCTGTTCGGCGGCTATGGCTCGCGCGGGCGGCGAGGCTGTGGCTCGGTGGATGTGGCGACGGGGGACAAGGCGATCCGCGAACAGTGGCTCCCCGCCGAGGCGAGCCGTGAGGCGCTGCGCCAATTGATGGGAGGCCTCCCTCTCTTCCTGGCGCGCCCCGAAGCCCCACGGTGTGACATGCCGTTGCTCCAGGACGCGTTCCTCTACCGGGCGCATCGTCGAGCGCCTTACTCCTCGGGCGTCGCCGCATGGGAGGTCGCGCTTCAGTGGCTGAGAGACTTCCGGCAAGGCACCGAGTCCTGGGGGGACGGTCTGCCTCTGCCAGCACGCAACCCGAAGAAGGAGGGCAGGGAAGGGCGCTCCAACTGGCCAGAGGCGGACAAGATTCGTCGCTTCGCGCGGCCGTCTCCGAAGGACGAGGTGGGCACCGCCACCGGGAGGGCCTACCCCGAGGAGCATGCGCCACGGCCCGGGCATTCGGCTTCGCCCGCATGGCCTCGGGCGGGGTTCGGGTTGCCCATTGCCTTCCGTTTCCAGAGGGAAAACAAACACAAGACGCCCTATTCGCCGCAGGAGCCCGTGGGCTGTGTTCTCCAGTGGGCGCGAAAGAACAACGGGAAATGGGAGCGAATGGACAGGCTGGCGTCGCCGCTCATCGTCAAGGCCATGCCGCTCTCGAATGGCCAGTTCGAGCCTGTCGCGCTGTGGCTGCACCGTGGGACGCCTGTGAACGGGCGCGTCGTCGTGGTGCAAGGCAAGGCGGTGCTTTCCCGCTCGGAGGTGGCTTTCGAAAGGTCCTTTCGCGCCAGCGACGACCAGCCGCTCTTCAGCCCGCTCCAGCGCGCGGACAACCTGCGTGACGCCTTCTTCCAGTGGCTGAAGGACACCCAGAAGGCGCAGGAGGCGTGA
- a CDS encoding SAVED domain-containing protein: protein MRSEDIPITPRTRALIVRYEQDRPVIEATARDTLIRYGLEGDRDVASVVLHPHDPARAARSLPGQDWSEAFSEHERFAAALLKREAELHLDHLPVHIFGCAPLALMLELASRLPRRPVCVYQQAQDGSWSLGYDRMTAPSAEDFFQVEGLPSGRQGGRGHVLLVVEVTRAIRDNVRSKVSAWLPEASILTTVCLRPAAGPSPTAVQNPGQAARAAAQFREVLDKLHELLEGAESVVLAIDAPGSFAAALGTAVNPTTQHPLTLLHFNAERQLYDRVHVIRARRDVAPRVPTADDKLTAMRVLREVQKVHKELVSWLKEPEQQPFVEHIDGQAYLRSEIEDEPAYERTPLFRHGAGKWKLDWELLLGLGALLKRLQSQEDWKECLRLFLIHEAFHVRQGGLTSYNYRGIGRAGFVLEAADYDADAVGVEVALAWRKARQGGTVKDVGQVKTLESIVWNSLEILRVFEPERPVRELAERRLRRYLIWLFHACRFSALALRSPDAEVREELERVTVELVGLPAFRDPHESYFQQRVRLSLEDSREEVMLALYFRHRLVRMDNARAWVEDLLQALREWEAPPREELQDRVRLLFERLFDRHPELVSPRLPGAR from the coding sequence ATGCGGAGCGAGGACATCCCCATCACCCCGAGGACGCGCGCGCTCATCGTGCGCTACGAGCAGGACCGGCCCGTCATCGAGGCCACGGCGCGGGACACCCTGATTCGGTACGGCCTGGAGGGAGACCGTGACGTGGCCTCCGTCGTCCTGCACCCGCACGACCCGGCCCGGGCCGCTCGGAGCCTCCCAGGGCAGGACTGGAGCGAGGCCTTCAGCGAGCACGAGCGGTTCGCGGCGGCGCTCCTCAAGCGGGAGGCGGAGCTGCACCTGGACCACCTGCCCGTCCACATCTTCGGGTGCGCGCCCCTGGCGCTGATGCTCGAGCTGGCCTCGCGGCTGCCGCGCCGGCCTGTCTGCGTCTATCAGCAGGCGCAGGATGGCTCCTGGTCGCTGGGGTATGACCGGATGACCGCGCCGTCGGCGGAGGACTTCTTCCAGGTGGAGGGGCTGCCCTCCGGTCGGCAAGGCGGAAGGGGCCATGTCCTGCTGGTCGTCGAGGTGACGCGCGCCATCCGGGACAATGTCCGCTCCAAGGTGTCGGCGTGGCTGCCGGAGGCGTCCATCCTGACGACGGTCTGCCTCCGGCCCGCGGCGGGGCCGTCTCCCACGGCGGTCCAGAATCCGGGGCAGGCGGCGCGCGCGGCGGCGCAGTTCCGGGAGGTGCTCGACAAGTTGCATGAGCTGCTGGAGGGCGCCGAGTCCGTGGTCCTGGCCATCGACGCGCCCGGCAGCTTCGCCGCGGCCCTGGGGACGGCCGTCAATCCCACCACCCAGCACCCGCTGACGCTCCTCCACTTCAACGCGGAGCGGCAGCTCTACGACAGGGTTCATGTCATCCGGGCTCGCCGCGACGTGGCGCCACGGGTCCCCACCGCGGACGACAAGCTCACCGCCATGCGGGTGCTCCGGGAGGTCCAGAAGGTCCACAAGGAGCTGGTCTCCTGGCTCAAGGAGCCCGAGCAGCAGCCCTTCGTCGAGCACATCGACGGGCAGGCCTACCTGCGCAGCGAAATCGAGGACGAGCCCGCCTACGAGCGCACGCCGCTGTTCCGCCATGGGGCGGGGAAGTGGAAGCTCGACTGGGAGCTGCTGCTGGGGCTGGGCGCGCTGCTCAAGCGGCTCCAGTCGCAAGAGGACTGGAAGGAGTGCCTGCGGCTGTTCCTCATCCACGAGGCGTTCCATGTCCGTCAGGGCGGGCTGACGTCCTACAACTACCGGGGCATTGGCAGGGCGGGCTTCGTGCTGGAGGCCGCTGACTACGACGCGGACGCGGTGGGCGTCGAGGTGGCGCTGGCGTGGCGCAAGGCCAGGCAGGGCGGCACCGTGAAGGACGTGGGCCAGGTGAAGACGCTCGAGTCCATCGTCTGGAACTCCCTGGAGATTCTGCGCGTCTTCGAGCCCGAGCGCCCCGTGCGGGAGCTGGCCGAGCGGCGGCTGCGCCGCTATCTCATCTGGCTCTTCCACGCGTGCCGGTTCTCGGCGCTCGCGCTGCGCTCGCCGGACGCCGAGGTGCGGGAGGAGCTGGAGCGGGTGACGGTGGAGTTGGTGGGCCTGCCGGCCTTCCGCGACCCGCATGAGAGCTACTTCCAGCAGCGGGTCCGGCTGTCGCTGGAGGACTCGCGCGAGGAGGTGATGCTGGCGCTCTACTTCCGGCACCGGCTGGTGCGCATGGACAACGCGCGCGCCTGGGTGGAGGACCTGCTCCAGGCGCTCCGGGAGTGGGAGGCGCCGCCCCGCGAGGAGCTCCAGGACCGCGTGCGGCTGCTCTTCGAGCGCCTCTTCGACCGGCACCCGGAGCTGGTCTCCCCTCGGCTCCCGGGCGCGCGGTAG
- a CDS encoding sigma-70 family RNA polymerase sigma factor has translation MKKPPLLELSVEALIRLAKEGDSAALEELLTRFHDVIQAHAKRYGKPYGPGGTRPSDLSQLASMRVLQQFSTFKGQSEGELRGWLKRVVASQVVQTVRHATRQKRDESDAVPFDSDEARNAPTRQRSPSQVVSQQQEALQLIRSIHTELSGGQSDVVKAYYLDGHSLKDIALQMDKSEDAVASLMQRGVGALKQYFLGERVAGDGDEDAAKQSRLDNAFLAYLRRLAAETDVDPVSFAAGYSDCSPELERLLLWAGRLQALRPPEPFGTGGTED, from the coding sequence ATGAAAAAGCCGCCGTTGTTGGAGCTGTCTGTCGAGGCGTTGATTCGCCTGGCAAAGGAGGGGGACTCGGCCGCGCTGGAGGAGTTGCTGACGCGTTTCCATGATGTCATCCAGGCGCATGCGAAGCGGTATGGGAAACCTTATGGTCCGGGAGGGACACGGCCCTCGGACCTTTCTCAGTTGGCTTCCATGCGAGTGCTCCAGCAATTTTCCACCTTCAAGGGGCAATCGGAAGGGGAGTTGCGTGGGTGGCTCAAGCGGGTCGTCGCCTCCCAGGTGGTACAGACGGTCCGGCACGCGACGCGCCAGAAACGCGACGAGTCAGACGCGGTGCCGTTCGATTCGGATGAGGCGCGGAATGCGCCGACGCGCCAGCGCAGTCCGAGTCAAGTCGTATCTCAGCAGCAGGAGGCCCTGCAGTTGATACGGAGCATCCATACCGAATTGTCAGGAGGGCAGTCCGATGTGGTGAAGGCCTATTACCTGGATGGTCATTCGCTCAAGGACATCGCGCTTCAGATGGACAAATCGGAGGACGCGGTGGCGTCGCTGATGCAACGCGGTGTTGGCGCGCTCAAGCAGTATTTCCTCGGCGAGCGCGTCGCGGGAGACGGCGACGAAGACGCTGCGAAGCAGAGCCGGTTGGACAACGCCTTCCTTGCCTACCTGCGACGGCTCGCCGCGGAAACGGATGTGGACCCGGTCTCGTTCGCCGCTGGCTACTCGGACTGTTCGCCCGAGCTGGAGAGGCTGTTGCTCTGGGCAGGACGCCTGCAGGCGTTGCGACCCCCGGAGCCCTTTGGGACGGGCGGCACGGAGGACTGA